The genomic DNA CCTTTAAAGTACGTCGCTGATGACATGTATCTGGTCAAGACAACGCGTTATGATACCATGCCAAGGTATTTTGTTTATGGGGGGTATGTTTTTTCCCCACTTACCAGAAACCTCATTGTATCGACAAACCGAAACCGTTTACCATTAAGTTATCTGGCAGGTAAATGGCAGGAAGAAGATAAAAACGAAGTGGTGGTTCTACTTAAAGTATTGGCTTCAGATATGAGCAGGGGAGACAATGATTTCGCCATGTGGCCTATAGATAAGGTGAATGGGGAGACCTTTAAGGACTTTAAAGAGTTTTATGAAAAGGTGAAAGCTGCAAAAAGTGACTATATCGTTCTAGAGGATAATGATGGGGCTAAAGTGATCATTGACAGAAAGGAAGCACAAGAAAAACAGAGTGCCATACTTAAAAAATATAATATCGAGTTTGACAGGTCGATAGATTTAAGAGAGTAGTTATTCGTACTTTTTAAACTGCTGTAGCCACTCTTTGTCTTCTTCACTGAGTGTGCCTACTCTTTCGAGGAGTTTTTTCTTTGTAGAGATCAGGTCATTGATCTCCAGGTATGCCAGTAGGTCTGGATTGATCGTTGTTTCTTCTCTGCCATATGCGATCAGTTTTTCTATATCTGCCAGTAATTCTTCTTTGGTTTGTTTGTCTACCATAATTTCTCCTTTTGAAGAAGCAAAGCTACTTAAAAATTCCTCTCACTGAAGCTTTGCCTTTGGCAAGAGTTTTTTACATTTATTTGTTATACTACCCAAAAAGAAATTATAAAGGATACAGCTATGTTAGAAGTAGGCACACAAGTACCGGATTTTTGTTTACCCAACCAGGATGAAGAGGAGATCTGTTTGAGAGACATTAAAGGAAAGTGGATCGTACTCTATTTTTATCCAAAAGACAATACGCCTGGATGTACAACAGAAGCCTGCGATTTCACGGCAGCACTTCCGGATTTTACCGATTTGGATGCGATTGTTTTAGGGGTAAGCCCGGATTCTCCTAAAAAACACAGAAACTTCATAGAGAAAAAAGACTTAAAGATCACATTGCTTGCAGATGAAGAGAAAGAACTTTGTAATCTTTTTGGAATCTGGCAACTTAAAAAGTTCATGGGTAAAGAGTATATGGGTGTGGTACGTTCTACTTTCATCATAGATCCTGACGGCAAAGTAGCTGCGACTTGGACAAAAGTGAAAGTCAAGGAACATGTGGATGCTGTAAAGGCTAAACTTCAAGAGCTTCAAAACGCTTAATATCTCTTGGGACAAGGTTTTTCCTTGTTCTTGTTTCTCCCCCTCTCTATTTTATAAAATTTTAAAGATCATTTCGGTATAATCGCGTTCCTTATTCGAGAGGATAATGGAAATACTCATGTAGTTATTCCTTGCACGGTTGTGTGACTCTGAATACAGAGTGAACATTGAGGACTACAGCGGATCAAACCTAGTGATGAAGCATATGCTTTTAACTGAGCTTTTATAAATAAAAGTTCTATTATGATTATATACCAAGGAGAAACTTATGGTAACAATGAAAGACTTACTCGAATGTGGTGTACACTTCGGGCACCAAACTAGAAGATGGAATCCAAAAATGAAGAAATTCATTTTCGGTGCAAGAAAGAACATCTATATCATCGACCTTCAAAAAACACTTAGATACTTCAAATATACGTACAATGTAGTAAGAGATGCAGCAGCTGAAGGACAAACAGTACTTTTCGTAGGTACTAAAAAACAAGCTAGACAAGCGATCAAAGAGCATGCTGAGAGATGTGGTATGCCTTACGTTTCAACTAGATGGTTAGGTGGTATGTTAACAAACTACCCAACAATGAAAAAATCAATCAGAAAACTTGAGATCATCGAGCAAATGGAAGAGACTGGACAGATCAATCTTTTGACTAAAAAAGAAGCATTGATGCTCAAGAGAAAGAAAGAGAAATTAAGCTCTTACCTTGAAGGTTTCAGACACATGAAAAAACTTCCAGATATGATGTTCGTTATCGATTCTGTAAAAGAGCATATCGCTGTTAAAGAAGCAAGAAGACTTGGTATGAAAGTTGTTGCACCACTTGATACGAACTGTGATCCTGATATGGTTGATTATCCAATCCCTGGAAATGATGATGCTATCCGTTCAATCAACCTTTTCTGTCAAGAAATGGCTGAAGCGATCATCGAAGGTAAAGCGGCATATGCTGAAGCTACTGGTCAAGATGTTGAAGAAGTAGCAACAAGCGAAGAAGTAGCAGAAGTGATGGCTGAAGCAGCATCTGAAGAAGTTGAAGCATCTGAAGCTGATGATCTAACAAAACTTACAGGTATCGGTAAAGTAGGTAACGAAAAGTTGATTGAAGCAGGGATCACGACATATGCACAAATTGCTAAGATGAGTGAAGAAGAAGCTGCAGATTTTAAAGTGAAAGCTGAAGCGATCGCTGAAGCAAAAGAATTGGCAGGAGCGTAATCATGGCAAACTTTGGACCTAAAGATATCAAAAAACTCAGAGAGATGACTGATGCAGGGATGATGGACTGTAAAAAAGCATTGACTGAAGCTGATGGAGATATGGACAAAGCAGTTGCATGGCTTAGAGACCAAGGTATGGGTGCTGCGGCTAAAAAAGCCGGTAAAGTAGCTGCTGAAGGTGCTATCTCTGTAAAAGTGGAAGGTAAAAAAGCAGTGATCGTTGAGATCAACTCTCAAACTGACTTTGTTGCACAAAATGACAAATTTAAAGCACTGATGAATACGGTTGTAAATCATGCATTTGACAATAACCTTAAAGATGCAGAGGCGATCAATGCTTCTACGATCAATGGTGAACCATTCTCGGATTATCTTTCTCAGCAAATTGCGATCATCGGTGAAAAGCTTGATGTAAGAAGAGCAGCACTCATCGAGGGAGATGAAACGACTGCGGTAAATGGTTATGTTCACTCGAACGGTCAAAATGGTGTAATCATCGAAGCAAAATGTGACTCTGCACAAACAGCTGAAGCAATGACTCCTGTACTTAAAGAAGTAGCAATGCATGCAGCTGCAATGTCACCGAAAACACTTTCTTTTAAAGATTTTGATCCTGCATTCGTAGAAGAAGAGACTAAAGGTAGAATCATTGCTATTGAAAAAGAGAATGAAGAACTTTCTAGACTTGGTAAAACACTTAAGAACATTCCTCAGTATATCTCTATGAGCCAATTGACTGAAGAAGTTATGGCTGCAGCTGAAGCACTTCTTAAAGAAGAGCTTAAAGCTGAAGGTAAACCTGAAAAGATCTGGGATAGAATTCTTCCAGGTAAAATTGAAAGATTTATCTCAGACAACACTACACTTGACCAAGAACTATGTCTTCTTGATCAGAAATTTGTAATGGATGACAGCAAAACAGTTCTTGAGTATGTTCAAGAAAAAGCAAAAGCGGCTGGCGGTTCAGCTGATATCGTACATTTTGTAAGATTGGAAGTTGGTGAAGGAATTGAAGTAGCAGAAGAAGATTTTGCTGCTGAAGTTGCTGCACAAATGGGATAAGGGTCTACCCTTACTCTTTTTTTCCTGTCCAGGCTGATCGCTTGGACAGACTCTTACGTATTTTCCTCTTTTTCTCAAACTATCCATCACATTTTTATGTTAAAATATAGCAGTAAGTGGAACAAAGTCCACCCTTGTAAAATAGTTTAAAGGCAGCAGATGTCCCAATTTTTATTGGAAGCTCAAAATATTTCCCACGGGTTTGATACCCTTTTATTTCACGATGTAAACTTTTCTTTAAAGCCATCACAAAGTGCAGCGATTATCGGTCGAAGCGGCTGCGGAAAGTCTACACTTCTACATATATTTTCAACGTTTATCAAACCTGATAAAGGCAGTGTCACATTGTTAGGGAAAGATCTTTATACGCTCGATGACAAGGCTATTGAAGCATTGCGCCGTTATGATATAGGGATCATCTTTCAGTTCCATTACCTCTTCAAAGGTATGACAGCCATGGAGAATGTCGAAGTCGCCAGCATGTTAAGTGCTGAGAGTATTGATGATGCTATACTTGAAAAACTAGAGATCAAAGAACTGATGAAACAAAAGATAGGTGAACTCTCAGGAGGACAACAACAGCGTGTTTCCATTGCCAGGGTATTGAGTAAAAAGCCTCGTATTATTTTTGCTGATGAACCTACAGGAAATTTAGATAAAGAGACAGCCGAACTGGTGATGGATGTACTGTTACATTACATTAAAGAGACAGGCGCAGGGCTCTTACTGGTCACCCATGATGACAGTATGGAAGCACGCTGTGATGTGACGTATAAGATCGAAGATAAAATACTCAAGGAACTTAAGGAGAAAATATGAAAATAGATTTAATGAATGCACTCTATACCACTTCTATGGTGCTTTTGGCTTTTGTTGCAGCCTTAGTGATCACTAAAACGATCTCTAAATATACGGAAAAAAAGGATGGGAAACAAAAGTAGCAAGAAGTTGTGTCTCTATCTTGCTTGTGTGATAAGTACACCTTCTAACATTTTGTCTATATCCCCATCAAGTATGGCATCGACATTGGTAAAGGCTTGATTGGACCTTGTATCCTTTACCTGCTGGTAGGGTTGCATTACATAAGAGCGTATCTGATGTCCCCATCCAATATCTGATTTTTCTACGCCATCCAAAGCTGCTTGTTTTTTTGCCATCTCATACTCATAAAGACGGGATTTGAGCATCTTCATGGCTGCCGCTTTATTTTTATGCTGGCTTCTGTCATTTTGACACTGTACGATGATATTTGTCGGTATATGTGTCAGACGGATGGCTGATTCTGTTTTGTTGACATGTTGTCCACCTGCCCCCGAGGCACGGTAGGTATCGACACGCAAGTCTTTGTCTTCGATGGTGATGTCTATGTCATCATCTATTTCCGGTGAGACCATCACAGAAGAGAATGAAGTGTGGCGTTTGGCATTGGAATCAAAAGGGGAGATACGTACAAGCCTGTGGATACCGTTCTCTACTTTGAGGTAGCCATAGGCATTTTCACCTTTGATGATGAAAGAGACATCTTTAATACCCGCTTCTTCTCCGGCTTGATAGTCTAGTACTTCCACCTTAAAGTCATGTCTTTCTGCCCAACGCAGATACATACGGTAGAGAATGCTGGCCCAGTCTTGTGATTCTGTTCCACCGGCCCCGGGGTGTATGGAAACGATGGCATTAGCCCCGTCATGTTCACCACTGAGCATCATCTGCACTTCCAGTGCATTTGTACTTTCCTGTAGGTTCTCTGCATCTTCATAGAGCATCTCCAGGGTCTCTTCATCATTCTCTGCTTTAGAGAGTTCAAAATATTCACTGGCATCATGGACTGCATCATAGGCACTGTTATAGGTGGCTAAAATACGTTCAGCTTTGGTTTTTTCCTGAGAGATCTTACCAGCATTTGCTGCATCGTTCCAAAAATTAGGATCTTGCTGC from Sulfurovum xiamenensis includes the following:
- the bcp gene encoding thioredoxin-dependent thiol peroxidase, producing the protein MLEVGTQVPDFCLPNQDEEEICLRDIKGKWIVLYFYPKDNTPGCTTEACDFTAALPDFTDLDAIVLGVSPDSPKKHRNFIEKKDLKITLLADEEKELCNLFGIWQLKKFMGKEYMGVVRSTFIIDPDGKVAATWTKVKVKEHVDAVKAKLQELQNA
- the tsf gene encoding translation elongation factor Ts yields the protein MANFGPKDIKKLREMTDAGMMDCKKALTEADGDMDKAVAWLRDQGMGAAAKKAGKVAAEGAISVKVEGKKAVIVEINSQTDFVAQNDKFKALMNTVVNHAFDNNLKDAEAINASTINGEPFSDYLSQQIAIIGEKLDVRRAALIEGDETTAVNGYVHSNGQNGVIIEAKCDSAQTAEAMTPVLKEVAMHAAAMSPKTLSFKDFDPAFVEEETKGRIIAIEKENEELSRLGKTLKNIPQYISMSQLTEEVMAAAEALLKEELKAEGKPEKIWDRILPGKIERFISDNTTLDQELCLLDQKFVMDDSKTVLEYVQEKAKAAGGSADIVHFVRLEVGEGIEVAEEDFAAEVAAQMG
- a CDS encoding ABC transporter ATP-binding protein — translated: MSQFLLEAQNISHGFDTLLFHDVNFSLKPSQSAAIIGRSGCGKSTLLHIFSTFIKPDKGSVTLLGKDLYTLDDKAIEALRRYDIGIIFQFHYLFKGMTAMENVEVASMLSAESIDDAILEKLEIKELMKQKIGELSGGQQQRVSIARVLSKKPRIIFADEPTGNLDKETAELVMDVLLHYIKETGAGLLLVTHDDSMEARCDVTYKIEDKILKELKEKI
- the prfB gene encoding peptide chain release factor 2, translated to MDAYEYSELLKSLTIKMDNIKNIVKPDLLQERLKEIEEMQQDPNFWNDAANAGKISQEKTKAERILATYNSAYDAVHDASEYFELSKAENDEETLEMLYEDAENLQESTNALEVQMMLSGEHDGANAIVSIHPGAGGTESQDWASILYRMYLRWAERHDFKVEVLDYQAGEEAGIKDVSFIIKGENAYGYLKVENGIHRLVRISPFDSNAKRHTSFSSVMVSPEIDDDIDITIEDKDLRVDTYRASGAGGQHVNKTESAIRLTHIPTNIIVQCQNDRSQHKNKAAAMKMLKSRLYEYEMAKKQAALDGVEKSDIGWGHQIRSYVMQPYQQVKDTRSNQAFTNVDAILDGDIDKMLEGVLITQAR